A single window of Selenomonas sputigena DNA harbors:
- a CDS encoding dihydroorotate dehydrogenase: MNRERLAVEVAGIRMATPIMGASGTFGFGMEYEDFLDLADVGAVVSKGITPKPRAGNGGVRIAETPAGMLNSIGLENPGVEAFCRDILPETAKLPTSFIVNISAGTAEEYGEMAQMLDVEGVDGIEVNISCPNVKEGGIVFGTDPVQAARVTQEVKKHTKKPVIVKLSPNVTDITQMARAVEEAGADAVSLINTLTGMAIDVEKRQPLLGNITGGLSGPAVKPIALRMVYQAAQSVSIPVIGMGGIQTGEDVAAFLLAGASAVEIGAENFANPRAVVEAAEGLDAYLERQGIEHARDLIGALEL, from the coding sequence ATGAACAGGGAAAGGCTTGCCGTCGAGGTCGCGGGCATCCGCATGGCGACGCCGATCATGGGCGCGTCGGGCACGTTCGGCTTCGGCATGGAGTATGAAGATTTCCTCGACCTCGCGGACGTCGGCGCCGTCGTCTCGAAGGGCATCACGCCGAAGCCGCGTGCGGGAAACGGCGGCGTGCGCATCGCTGAGACGCCCGCCGGCATGCTCAATTCCATCGGTTTGGAGAATCCCGGCGTCGAGGCGTTCTGCCGCGACATCCTGCCCGAGACGGCAAAACTGCCGACGTCGTTTATCGTCAACATCAGCGCGGGCACGGCGGAGGAATACGGCGAGATGGCGCAAATGCTCGACGTCGAGGGCGTCGATGGCATCGAGGTCAATATCTCATGCCCGAACGTCAAGGAAGGCGGCATCGTCTTCGGCACTGACCCTGTGCAGGCGGCGCGTGTGACGCAGGAGGTCAAAAAGCATACGAAGAAGCCCGTCATTGTAAAACTTTCGCCGAACGTCACCGACATCACGCAGATGGCGCGCGCCGTCGAGGAAGCAGGTGCGGACGCCGTATCGCTCATCAACACGCTGACGGGCATGGCGATCGATGTCGAAAAGCGTCAGCCGCTCCTCGGCAACATCACGGGAGGCCTTTCCGGCCCTGCTGTCAAGCCCATCGCCCTGCGCATGGTCTATCAGGCGGCGCAGTCGGTCTCTATTCCCGTCATCGGCATGGGCGGCATACAGACGGGCGAGGATGTCGCGGCGTTCCTGCTCGCTGGTGCGAGCGCCGTCGAGATCGGCGCGGAGAATTTCGCGAATCCGCGTGCCGTCGTCGAAGCGGCCGAAGGACTCGATGCGTATTTGGAGCGCCAGGGCATTGAGCATGCGCGGGATTTGATAGGAGCGTTGGAACTTTGA
- a CDS encoding dihydroorotate dehydrogenase electron transfer subunit, with product MKKTLEDAVVVLNRAILPDVWQMELLSPKIAAGAEPGQFVMVKKPKSAHLLRRPFGVADIDDEKGTITLFYRILGEGTAELSTLRPGETLSVEGALGTGFTLTDEPALIVGGGLGLAPLLLLAHRLHEKPVVIVAARTEAETFWTRFFTPHAKAVYIATDDGSSGFHGYPLHLMPLVLCENEVHAVKVCGPDPMMDGIARLARSAGLSCEVSLEKRMACGFGVCLGCTFEGKATGRRRKVCTEGPVFAAEEVFE from the coding sequence TTGAAAAAAACTTTGGAGGATGCCGTTGTCGTTTTGAACCGCGCCATATTGCCCGACGTCTGGCAGATGGAGCTTCTCTCGCCGAAGATTGCAGCGGGAGCAGAGCCGGGGCAGTTCGTCATGGTGAAGAAGCCAAAGAGCGCGCATCTTCTGCGCCGTCCGTTCGGCGTGGCGGACATCGACGACGAGAAGGGGACGATCACGCTCTTTTACCGCATCTTGGGCGAGGGGACGGCGGAGCTTTCCACGCTGCGGCCGGGTGAAACTCTGAGCGTCGAGGGCGCACTGGGCACGGGCTTTACGCTCACGGACGAGCCTGCGCTTATCGTCGGCGGCGGCTTGGGACTAGCACCGCTTCTTCTGCTTGCGCATCGTCTGCATGAAAAGCCCGTCGTCATCGTCGCCGCCCGCACGGAGGCGGAGACGTTCTGGACGCGCTTCTTCACGCCGCATGCGAAGGCGGTCTACATCGCGACGGACGATGGCTCAAGCGGCTTCCACGGCTATCCGCTTCACTTGATGCCGCTCGTCCTCTGCGAGAATGAAGTGCATGCTGTCAAGGTCTGCGGCCCTGACCCGATGATGGACGGCATCGCGCGTCTGGCGCGGAGCGCGGGGCTTTCCTGCGAGGTATCGTTGGAAAAGCGCATGGCGTGCGGCTTCGGCGTCTGTCTGGGCTGCACCTTCGAGGGAAAGGCGACGGGCAGGAGGCGCAAAGTTTGCACGGAAGGGCCGGTCTTTGCGGCGGAGGAGGTTTTTGAATGA
- a CDS encoding ComEA family DNA-binding protein, producing MPMFKKSMLVLLAVVALAAGGAFYAGIHGQEEVVELDAGTAPVQEAQAKEIVVYVAGAVNRPGVVQLAEGARAKDAVDACGGFLPTADTNGVNLAQKLKDGMQVTVPEKMTAAAQGAATQGVTGGAQAGAAKPLPEGMVNINTADEKELDKLPGVGPAMAKRIVEYRTENGAFQAPEEIKRVKGIGDAKYEKMKDKIAL from the coding sequence ATGCCGATGTTCAAGAAGTCGATGCTTGTTCTCCTGGCCGTCGTCGCCCTTGCGGCGGGCGGTGCTTTCTATGCGGGGATTCATGGGCAAGAGGAAGTTGTCGAGCTGGATGCGGGTACGGCGCCTGTGCAAGAAGCACAGGCGAAAGAGATCGTCGTTTATGTCGCGGGCGCGGTCAATCGCCCGGGCGTCGTGCAGCTCGCTGAGGGGGCACGCGCGAAAGATGCGGTCGATGCTTGCGGCGGCTTTCTGCCTACGGCGGATACGAACGGTGTGAACCTTGCGCAGAAGCTCAAGGACGGTATGCAGGTCACGGTGCCGGAGAAAATGACTGCAGCTGCACAAGGTGCGGCGACGCAAGGCGTGACGGGAGGCGCACAGGCGGGGGCGGCGAAGCCCCTGCCCGAAGGCATGGTGAACATCAACACTGCGGACGAGAAGGAGCTGGACAAGCTGCCGGGCGTCGGCCCCGCCATGGCGAAGCGTATCGTCGAGTACCGCACGGAGAACGGCGCGTTCCAAGCCCCTGAGGAGATCAAGCGCGTCAAGGGCATCGGCGATGCGAAGTATGAGAAGATGAAGGACAAGATTGCATTGTGA
- a CDS encoding alpha/beta hydrolase encodes MRTLVTIVLTSIVTTLLLAALSAGAFVYIVDGYFVDLALERGSGSDPLAPPVIAASLSDPNVHLPEKPEAKSEDWTLRSFDGLHLAATHFSPAAPSHRWVVLLHGYGRSQADAWDYAEAYIEHGYHVLTPDLRASGKSEGKYVTMGTFESRDVAAWVSRIAEVDPAARVVLHGVSMGGATALLAAGRDDVPQNLVAVIEDSGYTSAEDMFVRKMESFNLPASVIMRGMDYMSRKKTGAALSDASAIDAVRRMKAPTLFIHGTSDLLVPYSMMQELAAASSAPQKEVLTVEGAWHAAAKAKDPENYYRHVFAFADRWTN; translated from the coding sequence ATGAGGACGCTGGTGACCATCGTCCTCACAAGTATCGTGACGACGCTTTTGCTCGCGGCACTCTCTGCAGGCGCTTTCGTCTATATTGTCGACGGTTACTTCGTTGACCTCGCCTTGGAGCGCGGCAGCGGCAGCGATCCGTTGGCGCCGCCCGTCATCGCCGCGAGTCTTTCCGACCCCAATGTCCATCTGCCAGAGAAGCCTGAGGCGAAGAGCGAGGATTGGACGCTTCGCTCCTTTGACGGACTGCATCTGGCGGCGACACACTTTTCGCCCGCTGCACCGAGTCATCGCTGGGTCGTGCTGCTGCATGGCTACGGGCGCAGTCAGGCAGATGCGTGGGATTATGCCGAAGCGTACATTGAGCACGGCTATCATGTCCTGACGCCGGATTTGCGTGCTTCGGGCAAGAGCGAGGGCAAATATGTGACGATGGGGACGTTCGAAAGCCGTGATGTTGCCGCATGGGTTTCGCGCATCGCCGAGGTTGACCCTGCAGCGCGTGTCGTGCTGCACGGCGTTTCCATGGGAGGGGCGACGGCGCTTCTCGCGGCAGGGCGGGACGATGTGCCGCAGAACCTTGTCGCCGTTATCGAGGATTCGGGCTATACGAGCGCCGAAGACATGTTCGTGCGGAAGATGGAGAGCTTCAACCTGCCAGCATCCGTCATCATGCGCGGCATGGATTACATGAGCCGCAAGAAGACGGGCGCTGCGCTCTCTGACGCCTCGGCGATCGACGCCGTGCGCCGCATGAAGGCGCCGACGCTCTTCATCCACGGCACGTCCGACCTGCTCGTACCTTACAGCATGATGCAGGAGTTGGCGGCGGCGTCGAGCGCACCGCAGAAGGAAGTGCTGACGGTCGAGGGCGCGTGGCATGCGGCGGCGAAGGCGAAGGATCCGGAGAATTACTACCGCCATGTATTCGCCTTTGCCGATCGCTGGACGAATTGA
- a CDS encoding aminopeptidase, translating into MEGMDEKSREELLEEYARLIVRMGVNLQTDQPLVINAPLACADFARRVAGAAYDAGAHDVTVAWNDERLARLRYDKAKKSVFTEFPEWRRRLYEDSAAEGAAFVTIHAADPEIFSGVEPERLTLAQQAAGAALLEYRQRLMSNKNAWCVVSIPTESWASKVFPEDAPDVAVENLWQAIFAAVRLAPGEDAAVRWQKHIEFLARAAKFMNDHAFSRLEYKNALGTNLSIELPEGHIWMGGAEKTQDGVTFVANMPTEEIYTLPKRDGVNGTVKATRPLNVNGNLVEGFSLTFKDGKVVDYKAERGAEILKELFSTDEGASYLGEVALVPYDSPISKSGVLFFNTLFDENAACHLAFGKAYPTCIEGGEAMTSVELLQRGVNDSLVHEDFMVGSRDLAIDGIEADGTRVPVFREGNFAFV; encoded by the coding sequence ATGGAAGGTATGGACGAAAAGAGCCGAGAGGAACTTCTCGAAGAATATGCGCGGCTCATTGTGCGCATGGGCGTCAATCTGCAGACGGATCAGCCGCTCGTCATCAACGCGCCGCTCGCGTGCGCCGACTTCGCGCGCCGCGTTGCGGGCGCAGCGTACGATGCGGGTGCGCACGATGTGACAGTCGCGTGGAACGATGAACGGCTCGCGCGTCTGCGCTACGACAAGGCGAAGAAGAGCGTCTTCACGGAGTTTCCCGAATGGCGTCGCCGCCTTTACGAGGACAGTGCGGCAGAGGGCGCGGCCTTCGTCACGATCCATGCCGCTGATCCCGAAATCTTCAGCGGCGTCGAGCCGGAGCGTCTGACGCTCGCGCAGCAGGCGGCAGGTGCGGCGCTCCTCGAATACCGCCAGCGCTTGATGAGCAACAAGAATGCTTGGTGCGTCGTCTCGATTCCGACGGAAAGCTGGGCGAGCAAGGTCTTTCCCGAGGATGCACCTGACGTTGCCGTTGAAAATCTCTGGCAGGCGATCTTCGCTGCCGTGCGTCTAGCGCCAGGCGAGGATGCGGCTGTGCGCTGGCAGAAGCACATCGAATTTTTGGCGCGTGCGGCGAAGTTCATGAACGACCATGCTTTCTCGCGCTTGGAGTACAAGAACGCTCTCGGCACGAACCTCTCCATCGAACTGCCCGAGGGACATATCTGGATGGGCGGCGCGGAAAAGACGCAGGATGGCGTGACCTTCGTCGCCAATATGCCGACGGAGGAAATCTACACGCTTCCCAAGCGTGACGGCGTAAATGGCACGGTCAAAGCGACGCGCCCGCTGAATGTCAACGGCAATCTCGTCGAGGGATTTTCGCTGACCTTCAAAGATGGCAAGGTGGTCGACTACAAGGCGGAGCGCGGTGCAGAAATCCTCAAGGAACTTTTCTCGACCGACGAAGGTGCGAGCTATCTCGGTGAAGTCGCGCTCGTGCCCTACGATTCGCCAATCTCGAAGAGCGGCGTGCTCTTCTTCAACACACTCTTCGACGAAAATGCCGCGTGCCACCTTGCCTTCGGCAAAGCCTACCCGACGTGCATCGAGGGCGGCGAGGCGATGACCAGCGTCGAGCTTTTGCAGCGCGGCGTCAACGATTCGCTCGTGCACGAGGACTTTATGGTAGGCTCAAGAGATCTCGCCATCGACGGAATCGAGGCGGACGGCACGCGCGTCCCTGTGTTCCGCGAGGGGAATTTCGCCTTTGTTTGA
- the dtd gene encoding D-aminoacyl-tRNA deacylase: MRAVVTRVKEAAVSIDGAVTGEIKEGFLVLLGVGPADGEEEAKRLAEKICRTRVFSDAAGKMNLALEDVGGALLVVSQFTLYADLSSRRPGFSKAAKPAIAEPLYESFMAHCRALGFRVEHGSFGADMQVTSVNDGPVTLLFDTE, translated from the coding sequence ATGCGGGCAGTCGTGACGAGGGTGAAGGAGGCCGCCGTCTCCATTGACGGTGCAGTGACGGGCGAGATCAAAGAGGGCTTTCTAGTCCTTCTGGGCGTGGGACCGGCAGACGGGGAAGAAGAGGCGAAGCGCCTCGCAGAGAAAATCTGTCGTACGCGCGTCTTTTCCGACGCGGCGGGCAAGATGAATCTCGCGCTCGAAGATGTCGGCGGCGCGCTCCTCGTCGTCTCGCAGTTCACGCTCTACGCCGACCTTTCGAGCCGCCGCCCGGGCTTTTCCAAGGCCGCGAAGCCCGCGATTGCCGAGCCGCTCTACGAGAGTTTCATGGCACATTGCCGCGCTCTGGGCTTTCGCGTTGAGCACGGCAGTTTCGGCGCAGATATGCAGGTCACATCGGTCAATGACGGGCCTGTGACGCTGCTTTTTGATACGGAGTGA